In Brachypodium distachyon strain Bd21 chromosome 2, Brachypodium_distachyon_v3.0, whole genome shotgun sequence, one genomic interval encodes:
- the LOC100836630 gene encoding F-box protein At2g23160, with protein MAAMERAQRCSAASLTEDLIVEILSRVPVKPLCRFKCVSKAWENLISHPEHRKKLPQTLAGFLYTSLSGLLPALAFTNASPQEERYPIFPSNFSFLPEFQDIRIMDCCNGLLLCRLWESTDDFHYVLCNPATEKFTTVPPSGNADNLYAARLGFDPAVSSSRFHVFELVEYEEDDPVITGVRVYSSETREWVHKEVEWSDDALLESRLSRTVFLNGSLHILTDQPAVLTVDTELKTWRKIHLSLLQDQDGFIQQSQGRLHYVNFREFDSVTRLAVYILEDYGGDDWVLKHSVEASRIFGTTDLQLVDWVAMHPECNLLFFSVGWDGTLMSYDMDRQQVRVIRNLGHDSLPPYLPCVPFYSELPALENET; from the coding sequence ATGGCAGCGATGGAGAGGGCACAGAGGTGCTCGGCGGCAAGCCTCACGGAGGACCTCATCGTGGAGATCCTCTCGCGCGTCCCAGTGAAGCCGCTTTGCCGCTTCAAGTGCGTCTCCAAGGCCTGGGAGAACCTCATCTCCCACCCGGAGCACCGCAAGAAGCTCCCCCAGACCCTGGCCGGCTTCCTCTACACCAGCCTCAGCGGCCTGCTCCCAGCTCTGGCCTTCACCAATGCATCCCCCCAGGAGGAACGCTACCCGATCTTCCCCTCTAATTTCTCCTTCCTGCCGGAATTCCAAGACATCAGGATCATGGACTGCTGcaacggcctcctcctctgccgtcTCTGGGAATCCACGGACGATTTCCATTACGTCCTGTGCAACCCTGCCACGGAGAAGTTCACCACCGTGCCACCCTCGGGCAATGCCGACAACCTCTACGCCGCACGCCTGGGCTTCGACCCGGCCGTGTCGTCGTCGAGATTCCATGTGTTTGAGCTCGTGGAGTACGAGGAAGATGACCCGGTCATCACCGGAGTCCGGGTGTATTCCTCTGAAACCAGAGAATGGGTTCACAAGGAGGTCGAATGGAGCGACGACGCTCTGCTCGAGTCTCGCCTGTCAAGAACCGTCTTCCTTAACGGCTCTCTGCATATCCTCACCGATCAGCCTGCTGTGCTCACGGTGGACACGGAGCTTAAGACATGGAGGAAGATCCATCTCAGTCTTCTCCAGGATCAGGATGGGTTCATCCAGCAGTCACAGGGCCGCTTGCATTATGTCAACTTCAGGGAATTCGATTCTGTCACTCGGCTGGCAGTTTACATCCTCGAGGACTACGGCGGCGATGACTGGGTGTTGAAGCATAGTGTTGAAGCTTCACGCATATTTGGGACTACAGACCTTCAACTGGTGGATTGGGTTGCAATGCATCCAGAATGTAACCTGCTCTTCTTCAGTGTGGGATGGGATGGGACGTTGATGTCCTATGATATGGATCGTCAGCAGGTTCGAGTGATCCGCAACCTTGGACATGACTCCCTGCCTCCATATCTGCCGTGTGTGCCTTTCTACTCTGAGTTACCAGCTTTGGAAAACGAGACATAA
- the LOC100836943 gene encoding WRKY transcription factor 22: MDSDDWGLGAIVRSCAGAGVDAEATTPAPVASRGRGVASMELVGRPVSAPAPSMTTASSSSLHDVLEYLDLHHEQQLPRAPFSITPSTAMSREQRAPSELVSLFSAASTSSGQLTPATKKPQQGGGRKPGGRAHRPKRSKISRKSQVKKVVREVPLVADGVISGDADDLWAWRKYGQKPIKGSPYPRGYYKCSSLKACAARKLVERSPDKPEVLIVTYIADHCHAVPTLVNALAGTTVCQSTSDEATGAARREDSVDGSSSVAADEASSELRSPVEMELDDFFGLFDEDLDSFFGDGDGDDVLGRRVSL; this comes from the exons ATGGACTCCGACGATTGGGGTCTTGGGGCGATCGTGAGGagctgcgccggcgccggcgtcgacgCAGAGGCTACTACCCCGGCACCCGTGGCTAGCCGCGGCCGTGGTGTGGCATCCATGGAGCTCGTCGGCCGACCGGTgagcgcgccggcgccgtccatGACCacggcttcgtcgtcgtcgttgcaCGACGTGCTGGAGTACCTGGACTTGCACCACGAGCAGCAGCTGCCACGGGCGCCATTCTCCATCACGCCATCCACGGCCATGTCCCGCGAGCAGCGGGCGCCGTCCGAGCTCGTCTCCTTATTCTCGGCCGCCTCGACATCGTCCGgtcagctgacgccggcgacgaagaagCCGCAGCAAGGCGGTGGAAGGAAGCCTGGCGGGCGCGCTCACCGGCCTAAAAGAAG CAAGATTAGCAGGAAGAGCCAAGTGAAGAAGGTGGTGCGCGAGGTGCCGTTGGTGGCCGACGGCGTCATCTccggcgacgccgacgaccTGTGGGCGTGGCGCAAGTACGGACAGAAGCCCATCAAGGGATCCCCGTACCCTCG AGGGTACTACAAGTGCAGCAGCCTCAAGGCGTGCGCGGCGCGGAAGCTGGTGGAGCGCAGCCCGGACAAGCCCGAGGTGCTCATCGTCACCTACATTGCTGACCACTGCCACGCCGTGCCCACGCTTGTCAACGCACTCGCCGGCACCACCGTGTGCCAATCAACGTCCGACGAGGCGACAGGGGCGGCGAGGCGTGAGGACAGCGTCGACGGCTCGTCCTCCGTGGCGGCGGACGAAGCGTCTTCGGAGCTCAGGTCACCCGTGGAGATGGAGCTGGACGATTTCTTTGGCCTCTTCGACGAAGATCTTGACAGCTTCTTCGGGGACGGCGATGGCGACGATGTGCTCGGGAGGCGGGTTTCGTTGTAG
- the LOC100827152 gene encoding late embryogenesis abundant protein Lea14-A: protein MASLIDKAKGFVADKIAHMPKPEASLDSVSFKGVSREALTVHSNINVTNPYSHRIPICDITFTLKCGGKVVASGTIPDPGWIEEGGEVTKLEVPAKVPYDFLISIMKDLGRDWDIDYELQVGLTIDLPIIGNFTIPLSTAGELKMPTFSDFFGGGGKDDEDDKKAKDKE from the exons ATGGCGAGCCTGATAGACAAGGCCAAGGGGTTCGTGGCGGACAAGATCGCGCACATGCCGAAACCGGAGGCGTCGCTGGACAGCGTCTCCTTCAAGGGCGTCAGCCGCGAGGCCCTCACCGTCCACAGCAACATCAACGTCACCAACCCTTACTCCCACCGCATCCCCATCTGCGACATCACCTTCACCCTCAAGTGCGGCGGCAA GGTTGTGGCGTCGGGGACGATCCCGGACCCGGGTTGGAtagaggagggaggggaggtGACGAAGCTGGAGGTGCCGGCCAAGGTGCCCTACGACTTCCTCATCTCGATCATGAAGGACCTGGGCAGGGACTGGGACATCGACTACGAGCTCCAGGTCGGGCTCACCATCGACCTCCCCATCATCGGCAACTTCACCATCCCGCTAtccaccgccggcgagctcaAGATGCCCACCTTCTCCGACTTcttcggcggcggaggcaaggacgacgaggacgacaaGAAGGCCAAGGACAAGGAGTAA
- the LOC100837247 gene encoding uncharacterized protein LOC100837247 — protein MADSTPKKSSSKASDPEPKTKSKAKTINADDARAGDLIAKPAGQHRRRVLLRRACCALAAVTATGAVAILALSLTVLKVRDPSLTMSSLAVDRFRVSFLPQLRINATLSAALLIGNPNYESMRFGASTTEIFLLDAHADADGVVVGVGSAPPGLASARGESEVRAAVDVFVDRVLAPEVVREVLLGGRGEVRLASRTAVDGRISVLGGLYGRRTVRVAMRCRVVLRVSLAAVVVADGSPSCVAEFGR, from the coding sequence ATGGCCGATTCCACGCCCAAGAAATCCAGCAGCAAAGCTTCCGATCCCGAGCCCAAGACCAAGAGCAAAGCCAAGACTATCAACGCCGATGACGCGCGCGCAGGCGATTTGATCGCGAAGCCGGCCGGGCAACACCGGCGCCGTGTGCTGCTGCGGCGCGCGTGCTGCGCCCTGGCCGCGGTCACCGCGACGGGCGCCGTGGCGATTCTGGCGCTGTCTCTCACGGTGCTCAAGGTCCGCGACCCGAGCCTGACCATGTCGTCCCTCGCCGTGGACCGCTTCCGcgtctccttcctcccgcAGCTGCGGATCAACGCCACGCTCtccgcggcgctcctcatcgGCAACCCCAACTACGAGTCCATGCGCTTCGGCGCCAGCACCACCGAgatcttcctcctcgacgcccatgccgatgccgatggcgTCGTGGTCGGCGTGGGCAGCGCGCCCCCGGGGCTGGCATCGGCGCGGGGCGAGAGCGAGGTGCGAGCCGCCGTGGACGTGTTCGTGGACAGGGTGCTCGCGCCAGAGGTGGTCCGAGAGGTCTTGCtgggcggccgcggcgaggtGCGGCTGGCGAGCCGCACGGCGGTGGACGGCAGAATCAGCGTGCTCGGCGGGCTCTACGGAAGGCGCACCGTGCGCGTCGCCATGCGCTGCCGCGTCGTGCTGCGCGTGTCGctggccgccgtcgtcgtcgccgacgGCTCGCCGTCCTGCGTCGCCGAGTTTGGGCGCTGA
- the LOC100838166 gene encoding uncharacterized protein LOC100838166: MKKLSSPFAQLPFFTAPILLVPFLLLALIYFLLFPNGFNLQSGLLAPCQCNTCPATTTTTTPAKLATPAVDLRVLLGVLTVPSSYERRALLRLAYKLQPPPTGAVVDVRFVFCNVTKEEDAVLVALEIIAYDDILVLNCTENMNDGKTFDFFSAVPKLFADKDPPYDYVGKADDDTYYRMSALADALRSKPRRRHDVYHGFLWPCDLESPNPEWQFMVGWGYVVSWDVAAWISSEPGERMSRNYTKGAEDMAFRHWLRLGGKGKNMYGEGKRMYDYLDGEKPDREKSCYRHELVPDTVAVHRLKSRLWWARTLRFFNSTEGFKPSKMYHLDF; encoded by the coding sequence ATGAAAAAGCTTTCTTCTCCATTCGCTCAACTCCCGTTCTTCACCGCCCCTATCTTGCTCGTccctttcctcctcctcgcgctcaTATACTTCCTTCTCTTCCCCAATGGCTTCAACCTCCAGTCAGGACTGCTCGCTCCATGCCAATGCAACACATGTCCGGCCACAacaacgacgacgacaccAGCCAAGCTCGCCACGCCGGCCGTCGACCTACGGGTGCTCCTGGGCGTGCTCACCGTGCCATCCTCCTACGAGCGGCGCGCTCTCCTCCGGCTCGCCTACAAGCTCCAGCCGCCACCCACCGGCGCTGTCGTCGACGTCCGCTTCGTCTTCTGCAACGTcaccaaggaagaagacgccgtgCTAGTGGCCCTCGAGATCATCGCCTACGACGACATCCTCGTGCTCAACTGCACGGAGAACATGAACGATGGCAAGACCTTCGACTTCTTCTCCGCGGTCCCCAAGCTCTTCGCCGACAAAGATCCGCCCTACGACTACGTGGGCAAGGCCGACGATGACACGTACTACCGCATGTCGGCCCTCGCCGACGCGCTCCGGAGCaagcctcggcggcggcacgacGTGTACCATGGATTCCTGTGGCCGTGTGACCTCGAGAGTCCAAACCCGGAGTGGCAGTTCATGGTGGGGTGGGGGTACGTCGTGTCGTGGGACGTGGCGGCGTGGATCTCGTCGGAGCCCGGGGAGCGGATGTCCCGGAATTACACCAAGGGGGCGGAGGACATGGCGTTCCGGCATTGGCTCCGGCTTGGGGGAAAGGGGAAGAACATGTATGGGGAGGGGAAGAGGATGTATGACTATCTTGACGGGGAGAAGCCGGACAGGGAGAAGAGCTGTTACCGGCATGAGCTCGTGCCGGACACCGTCGCCGTGCACCGGCTCAAGAGCCGCCTCTGGTGGGCGCGCACGCTCAGGTTCTTCAACTCCACTGAGGGGTTTAAGCCTTCCAAAATGTACCATCTAGACTTCTGA
- the LOC100838462 gene encoding uncharacterized protein LOC100838462, with the protein MTKPFSPFVQAPFLRAAIIVLVPFFLLALIYFVVFPNDYRLQAWLNPCSARNHTSAQLIGADAYTAVVDFRVLLGVLTLPSSYERRALLRLAYKLQPPPSGAAIDVRFVFCNVTNEEDAVLVAMEIIVYDDILVLNCTENMNDGKTYDFFSAVPRLFADQVPSYDYVGKVDDDIYYRVGHLADTLRGKPRQDMYHGFLLPCDVERKPGEDEFMAGWGYIVSWDVAVWISETEELGDDVKGPEDMTFRRWLRRGGKGKNLYGEDPARMYDYLDYRWPDGLSCFRHALVPDTIAVHYLKNRFRWARTLKFFNVTMGLKPSKLYHLDL; encoded by the coding sequence ATGACGAAGCCATTTTCTCCATTTGTTCAAGCTCCGTTCCTCAGGGCCGCCATTATTGTCCTcgtccccttcttcctcctcgcgctcaTCTACTTTGTTGTCTTCCCAAATGACTACAGGCTTCAGGCTTGGCTCAACCCATGCTCTGCACGCAACCACACGTCGGCCCAGCTGATTGGCGCCGACGCCTACACGGCCGTCGTCGACTTCCGCGTGCTCCTCGGCGTGCTCACCCTGCCGTCCTCCTACGAGCGgcgcgcgctcctccgcctcgcctacaagctccagccgccgccgtcaggcGCGGCCATCGATGTCCGCTTCGTCTTCTGCAACGTCACCAACGAGGAAGACGCCGTGCTGGTGGCAATGGAGATCATCGTCTACGACGACATCCTCGTGCTCAACTGCACGGAGAACATGAACGACGGCAAGACCTACGACTTCTTCTCTGCCGTCCCTCGCCTCTTCGCCGATCAAGTGCCGTCCTACGACTACGTGGGCAAGGTCGACGACGACATCTACTaccgcgtgggccacctcgccgACACGCTGCGCGGCAAGCCGCGGCAGGACATGTACCATGGTTTCCTGTTGCCTTGCGAcgttgagaggaagcccggggaGGACGAGTTCATGGCGGGGTGGGGGTACATCGTGTCGTGGGACGTGGCGGTGTGGATCTCGGAGACGGAGGAGCTGGGCGATGATGTCAAGGGGCCGGAGGACATGACGTTCCGGCGGTGGCTCCGGCGGGGCGGCAAGGGGAAGAACTTGTACGGAGAGGACCCGGCACGGATGTATGACTACCTCGACTACCGGTGGCCCGATGGGTTGAGCTGCTTCCGGCATGCGCTGGTGCCGGACACCATCGCCGTGCACTACCTCAAGAACCGGTTCAGGTGGGCGCGCACGCTCAAGTTCTTCAATGTTACTATGGGGCTTAAGCCTTCCAAGTTGTACCATCTAGATTTGTGA
- the LOC100838773 gene encoding uncharacterized protein LOC100838773, with protein sequence MLSSPFSHVPFLLVPFLLLALIYLSVSPNDHFSLRSAFAPCNTNSNAPAQRPGAADVDLRVLLGVLTLPSSYERRALLRLAYKLQPPPTGATVDVRFVFCNVAKEEDAVLVAMEIIAYDDILVLNCTENMNDGKTYDFFSAVPKLFADQVPSYDYVGKVDDDIYYRVSPLADALRSKARRDAYYGFEWPCEPETRPGDERFMVGWGYFVSWDVAAWISETEELRGAAKGAEDMTFSRWLRRGGKGKNMYGEKPSRMYDYLNDGWGEKAACFRHNFTADTVAVHKLKDRRQWARALKFFNATQGLKPSKMYHLDL encoded by the coding sequence ATGCTTTCTTCTCCATTCTCCCATGTACCATTCCTTCtcgtccccttcctcctcctcgcactCATCTACCTCTCCGTCTCCCCCAACGACCACTTCAGCCTCCGGTCGGCGTTCGCGCCATGCAACACCAACAGCAACGCACCAGCCCAACgacccggcgccgccgacgtcgaCCTGCGCGTGCTCCTCGGCGTGCTCACCCTGCCGTCCTCCTACGAGCGGCGCGCGCTCCTCCGGCTCGCCTACAAGCTCCAGCCGCCGCCCACCGGCGCTACCGTCGACGTCCGCTTCGTCTTCTGCAACGTCGCCAAGGAGGAAGACGCCGTGCTGGTGGCAATGGAGATCATCGCCTATGATGACATCCTCGTGCTCAACTGCACGGAGAACATGAACGACGGCAAGACCTACGACTTCTTCTCCGCCGTCCCCAAGCTCTTCGCCGATCAAGTGCCGTCCTACGACTACGTGGGCAAGGTCGACGACGACATCTACTACCGCGTGTCCCCCCTCGCCGACGCTCTACGGAGCAAAGCTCGCCGCGACGCGTACTACGGGTTCGAGTGGCCGTGTGAGCCGGAGACGAGGCCCGGCGACGAGCGGTTCATGGTGGGGTGGGGCTACTTCGTGTCGTGGGACGTGGCGGCGTGGATCTCGGAGACGGAGGAGCTCCGCGGCGCCGCCAAGGGCGCCGAGGACATGACCTTCTCGCGGTGGCTCCGTCGTGGCGGCAAGGGGAAGAACATGTACGGGGAGAAGCCGTCCAGGATGTACGACTACCTCAACGACGGGTGGGGGGAGAAGGCTGCGTGCTTCCGGCATAACTTCACGGCGGACACCGTCGCCGTGCACAAGCTCAAGGACCGCCGCCAGTGGGCTCGGGCGCTCAAGTTCTTCAACGCCACGCAGGGGCTCAAGCCTTCCAAAATGTACCATCTAGATCTGTGA